The Paramisgurnus dabryanus chromosome 3, PD_genome_1.1, whole genome shotgun sequence genome includes a window with the following:
- the LOC135745351 gene encoding uncharacterized protein isoform X2 — protein MEPQNFFLHVHTSTDIVRKMTLSSRPASVEDLKRNIKEKFNLNFDFILSYQDPDFDGQLCSLLDIEELPQKAVLKVVRSESVASSSDDTVILPHEVIPERTEKWPDVFTVPTFSFEVELVLADGNAAYETTRKTCRLTRGQKHNILETLAAKMHSFKAYPKDKEVSMVAEALVNKHPCLREPGSQTGWYGWKNSLKFKMGSYRTKLSRAGSHEVAVNSGKRSKNNPQRDAPHTNIKRPKRAEINFLPNFPRGEDAASLEQLRLRIVDEAKMSDTNLVLITKLMDTTFALRRKEIICNELPVHGILERWAALKIESQICAEFHRVTNVNLKNRFFAQLDQHAPRLQSLFRRKASRTGKMSEVLDQLFRTYDLQDQCDVHVRRAVILRALPAYVHESDASFLKTWDVLQSDEPDIDDVPLGLLLINENSADASFFCPKRIGVVLEGNIVIESSTPADAFIIVFALTYTLHLNYPKELLNTFDFIQKVLMGLEDGKLRPRVLSLKNDLLAVE, from the exons ATGGAACCTCAGAACTTTTTCCTACATGTCCATACATCCACAGACATTGTGAGGAAGATGACTTTATCTTCACGTCCAGCATCTGTGGAAGACctaaaaagaaatataaaagaGAAATTTAATCTCAACTTTGACTTTATCCTATCATACCAAGATCCAGACTTTGATGGGCAGCTATGTTCCCTTTTAGACATTGAGGAACTTCCACAGAAGGCTGTCCTTAAAGTGGTGCGATCTGAGAGTGTTGCAAGTTCATCAGATGACACTGTTATATTGCCACATGAAGTGATTCCAGAGAGGACTGAGAAATGGCCTGATGTTTTTACAGTGCCCACTTTTTCCTTTGAAGTAGAACTTGTACTTGCTGATGGAAATGCTGCATATGAGACAACAAGAAAGACTTGTAGGTTAACTAGAGGacaaaagcacaacattcttgAGACCCTGGCAGCCAAAATGCATAGTTTCAAAGCATACCCTAAGGATAAGGAAGTTTCTATGGTTGCAGAAGCCCTTGTCAACAAGCATCCCTGTCTACGAGAGCCTGGCTCTCAGACAGGTTGGTATGGGTggaaaaacagtttaaaatttaAGATGGGGAGCTACCGCACTAAGTTGAGTCGTGCTGGATCTCATGAAGTTGCTGTGAATTCCGGAAAGAGGAGTAAAAACAACCCACAAAGAGATGCCCCTCACACAAACATCAAAAGACCAAAAAGGGCAGAGATAAATTTCCTTCCAAATTTTCCAAGAGGTGAAGATGCTGCAAGCCTCGAACAACTAAGACTGAGAATTGTAGATGAAGCTAAGATGAGTGACACAAATCTTGTATTGATCACAAAGTTAATGGACACCACCTTTGCTTTGCGGCGCAAAGAGATCATCTGTAATGAGCTACCAGTTCATGGAATCCTGGAACGATGGGCCGCTCTTAAAATAGAATCACAG ATCTGTGCTGAGTTTCATAGAGTGACAAATGTCAACCTAAAGAATCGTTTCTTTGCTCAACTGGACCAACATGCCCCCCGTCTTCAGAGCCTGTTTCGGAGAAAAGCTTCTCGGACAGGAAAAATGTCTGAAGTCCTGGATCAGCTCTTCAGGACTTATGACCTCCAG GATCAATGTGATGTCCATGTTAGACGTGCGGTTATACTCCGGGCTCTCCCTGCATATGTGCATGAGAGTGATGCCAGCTTTCTCAAGACGTGGGAT GTGTTGCAGTCTGACGAACCAGACATTGATGATGTACCACTTGGGCTCCTCTTAATCAATGAAAATTCAGCAGATGCCAGTTTTTTCTGCCCAAAGAGGATTGGAGTTGTGCTTGAGGGGAACATTGTTATTGAGTCCTCCACACCCGCTGATGCATTTATCATTGTCTTTGCACTTACATACACCCTGCACCTTAACTATCCAAAAGAGTTGTTGAATACTTTTGACTTCATTCAAAAAGTCCTGATGGGTCTTGAGGATGGGAAGTTGAGACCCAGAGTTTTGAGTCTGAAAAATGACTTGTTGGCAGTAGAGTAa